A genomic window from Brevibacillus agri includes:
- the proC gene encoding pyrroline-5-carboxylate reductase gives MSNQTASITTGQIGFLGAGSIVEAMLSGILKKGLTAADRIFVTNRNNSERLEQLTDAYGVNATTDKLAVARASDILILAIKPKDAGEALLELRGTISPNQLIISVIAGVPTSLIGEWLGVDCPIIRTMPNTSSAVGLSATGLSANAFVRPEQLALATRLFEAIGTVHEVAEEELDIITGLSGSGPAYIYYLVEAMMGAGATAGLDREMARQLTLQTVIGAAHMLLETRAEPALLRRQVTSPGGTTQAGLEVLESYRFQEAVTAAILRATERAREMGAQYR, from the coding sequence ATGAGCAACCAAACAGCCAGTATAACAACCGGACAAATCGGCTTTCTCGGCGCAGGCTCCATCGTGGAAGCGATGCTTTCGGGGATTTTGAAAAAAGGCTTGACCGCAGCAGACCGCATCTTCGTCACCAACCGCAACAACTCGGAGCGCCTGGAGCAGTTGACGGACGCATACGGGGTCAACGCCACCACGGATAAACTGGCGGTGGCGCGGGCATCTGACATTTTGATTTTGGCGATCAAGCCAAAGGACGCGGGGGAAGCGCTACTCGAACTGCGCGGAACCATCTCTCCGAACCAACTGATTATTTCCGTCATCGCAGGCGTTCCTACCAGCCTGATCGGCGAATGGCTGGGGGTAGACTGCCCGATCATTCGCACGATGCCGAACACGTCATCCGCTGTCGGGCTGTCTGCGACAGGACTGAGTGCCAATGCGTTTGTGCGTCCCGAGCAGCTTGCACTCGCCACGCGCCTGTTTGAAGCGATTGGCACCGTGCACGAAGTCGCAGAAGAAGAGCTCGATATTATCACAGGGCTGTCCGGCAGCGGCCCGGCCTATATTTATTATTTGGTCGAAGCGATGATGGGAGCAGGCGCGACAGCCGGGCTGGATCGGGAAATGGCCCGTCAGCTCACTCTCCAGACGGTGATCGGCGCGGCCCATATGCTGCTGGAGACGCGCGCAGAGCCTGCCCTGCTGCGCAGGCAAGTCACCAGCCCTGGCGGAACTACGCAGGCCGGGCTGGAAGTGTTGGAGTCGTATCGGTTCCAGGAGGCGGTAACAGCAGCCATCCTGCGGGCGACAGAGCGCGCCAGGGAAATGGGCGCGCAGTATCGGTAA